The DNA window CGAACTGGCGAACGACGACCTCGCAAGCGACTGGCGCGAACGGATCGAGGACCTCCGAATCCGCGTCGAACAGACGCCCGGCGACCACCCCGCGCTCGCCAGCGCTCACGCCGGAAACGCGGCGCACATCCTCTCCTACGACGATTCGTTGCGGAGCGCGAAGACCGGGAGCGCGCTCCAAGGCCGGATTCCGGTCAGCGTGAAGCGCCCCGACGGGTTCGTGACCCTGTTCGACCCCGAAAGCCTGTACGACGTGGTAGTGGGCGGAGAGTACCCCGGCCCGGACGAAGACGCTCGGGAATAACTCACGTCGGCCGGAAGAGAACGGGTTCGTTACTGCTCTGCCAACCAGTCCGCGAACTTCGCCAGCGCGCGCCCGCGGTGTGAGATGGCGTTCTTCTCTTCCGTGCTCATCTCGGCGAGCGTCTTGCCCTCGTGTTCGAAGATGGGGTCGTAGCCGAACCCGCCGTCGCCGCGCGGCGCGACGAGCGTCCCCGGAACCGCGCCGGAGAAGGTCTCCGCGTTCTCGCCGTCGTAGTAGGCGACGACGCAGCGGAAGTGCGCGCGGCGGTTCTCCTCGCGCTCGGCGAGTTGCCAGACGCGCTCGACGCCGAGCGTGTCCTCGACGTAGGCCGAGTAGGGTCCCGGGAAACCGCCGACGGCATCGATGAACAGGCCCGCGTCGTCCACGACGATGGGTTCCTCGCCGCCCGTCTCCTCGAACGCCTCGCGCGCGCCGTGGAGCGCGATTTCGGCGAGGTCGTCGCTCTGCACCTCCGTGTAGTCGTAGTCGATTTGGCGAACGTCGTCGTTCAGATACTCGCGCGCCTCGCGGACCTTACCCTCGTTTCCGGTGACGAACCGAATCATACGCGAGAGAGAGTCGCGCGGGGAAAAAGAAGCGTCGAATCAGTCGTCGTCGACGATGACTTCGACGGGCTCGTTTTCGGATTCCGTCTCGGAGGCCTTGTTGCTCTCCATCCAGAACATGAGTCCGGCGACGGCGAGGATGACCCACGAGCGCCAGTTGGCGAGGTTGAGCGTGTAACCGATGCCGAACGGCTTTTCGACCAACATTCCCTCGCCGGGCTTCCAGTAGGCCGAGAGCATTCGGCCCATGCTGGGTCGTTCGAAGTTGTACGGGACACCGAAGAGCGTGCCGGAGGTTTCCTTGTCGGACATGTGATAGCCATGGGCCGCACCTATTATAGCATTTGGGGCATTGGATTGGAAGGGTTGCGCGGACGCTACGGTGCGTTCGCCAACGGAGAGAATCGAGGCAGACAGCGATGAAGACGGACACAACGGGACGGTAATTGCGAAGGGAAATCAGACGCGGGAAGTTTCGGCGCGAAAACCGGCGCTACTGATACCGACCGCGGCCTTCGATTTCGCGCAGTTGGTCGAGCACCGCATCGTCGCCCGCCTCCTCGTAGGACGATTCGAAGGCGCGCTGGAGTTCCGCGGCGTCGTCGGCGGTTCCGGCGAGGCTCTGGCTGAAGACGTGCAGGTCCATCGCGTAGTCCTCCACGTCGTCCGAGTAGTAGCCCAAGCCGAAGTCGATGACGTAGGTGCGGTCGGCGGAACAGCGGAGGTTCCGCGTCGTCGGGTCGCCGTGGACGATGCCGTTTCGGTGAAGGGTTCCGAGGTGCCGACCCACGTCGCGCACCCGGTCGGCGGTGACTTCGTCCCGGAGGTCGGCGTCGCCGACGTGCTCGAACTCGATGGCCGACTCCGCGAGGTCGACGTCGTAGACGACCGGCGTCGGGACGCCCGCACGCCGCGCGTCGCTGGTGAGACGCGCTTCGAGCGTCGTCCGCTCCTTTCGAAGCGTCGCGTCGAGCGTCGGGTGGCGGTAAGATTTCGGCGTCCGACATTTTTCCACGCGCTCCGGGCCGATGTCCACCGTCGCTTCCGCGCCGCGAACCTCGTCGGCCTCGTCGGAACGGAAGGCGTCGGCTTCCCTCCCGCGCCACGTGACGGACACCTGGTCGGGGCGGAAGTTCGAGTCCACGGCCGAGTCCGCGACCGGAATCGTATCGCCCGCCGCCAGCATCTCCGCGCCGAGGACGGCTATCATCCCGGCGTTGTCGCTCAAAAAGCGCGGTTCCGGGGCGTAGAATTCCGCGCCGCGTTGCTCGCACATCTCGGCGAGCATCTCGCGGAGGCGCGCGTTGTTCCCCACGCCGCCGCCGAGGACGAGTTCGTCCCGATCGGTCAGCGAGAGGGCGCGTTCGGCCACCTCCGTCAGCATGGCGAAGATGTTCTCCTGCAGCGAGAAGCAGACGTCTTCGACGGCGTGGCCGTCGTCCACGGCCTGCTTCGCCGCGCTCATGATGCCCGAAAACGAGAAGTCCATCCCCTTCACGACGTAGGGCAGGTCGATGTACTCGCCGTCCTTCGCGGCTTGCTCGACCTTCGGCCCGCCGGGATGGGACCACCCGACGTGGCGGGTGAACTTGTCGATGGCGTTGCCGACGCCCGTGTCCATCGTCTCGCCGAGGACGCGGTACCGACCGTTTCGGTAGCCCAAGACGTGGGCGTTGGCACCGCTCGCGTTCAGACAGACCGGGGAGTCGAAGCCCGAGCGTTGCCGCCCGATTTCGAGGTGGGCGACCATGTGATTCACGCCGACGAGCGGCACGTCCAACGATTGCGACAGGGCTCGCGCTGCCGTCCCGACGATGCGCAGACACGGGCCGAGTCCCGGTCCCCGCGAGAAGGCAACGGCGTCAACGGGCGACACCCGTTTGCTCGATGAGCTTCGGTCATCGGCGTCGATGTCCCCGGCCGCCTCGTTCAACGTCGTCTCGATGACGCGCGGAATCGCATCGCTCATGTGTTCCGCGGCTTCACGCGGATGAATGCCGCCGCTCTCGGGTTGATAGGCGTCAGTTTCGATAAAAACTGCATCCGTCTCAGAATCGAAGAGAGCCGCGCTGGCCGCCCACGCGGTCCCTTCGACGCCGAGAATTCGCATTTACTTCCACTCGGTGTAGCTGCACTTGCCGCAGTGAAGCCGGTCGCCGTGGTCCGCGAGGAACGAGTCGCCACAGCGCGGGCACTGCTCGCGCTCGGTCGTACCGTCGTCGTTGTAGAGTTCGTGTCGCGGCATTATTCAGCCTCCTCGGCTTCCGGTTCCGCCTCGCCTTCGGAGTCGGCCGTGATCTTGTTGCGTTCGAGCATGTAGTCCTGCTCGATGTCTCGGGCGTGTTCGGAGCTGTCGTAGACCTTTGCGTAGCCGACGGTCTTGCGCATGCCGAACTTGGTGTTCATCTCGTGAACGACTACTTCGTCGGCGTTCTTGTCGAGTTTCGCCGCGAGGCTGTCGCGGACGGAGAGACGCGACGGCGTTGCCTCGTCGTGAACGATCTGGAACCGCACTTCAGTCCGGTGGAGCATTGGGTTTTGCTCCTGTGAGAGGATTTCGACTTCCATGTGTAACACTCAGTTATAGTGTTCTTCTCCCCGAAGCGTGTAAAAGGATTTCGAAGTGGGCGATTCCACCGACGGAATCACAGCGGGAGCCACGGCGAGCGAAGGTCCCGATTGGGGAAGTGCCACCGCTCCTCTCGCCCCGCATCGACCCGGTATTCGACGATTCCGTCGAACAGCGGCGCGAGGGTACCCACGAGTTCGTGGTCGTACGGCCGCGGAAGGACGTAGTGTCCCATCCCGTTCGCGCCGCGGACTTGCCCGCCGACGATGCCGAGGAACTGCCGAACGAGCGTCGGGTCGTAGCGCGTCAACATCGACGCCAGCGAGTCGAGGCCGAAACGAAGTTCCCCCGGTCGGAAACCGCCCGGAACGTCGAACGACGTTATCGCCTCCGAGATAGAGCAGGTGAGTTCGCGGACACCCGACTCGACGTGAACGACCGGGGATCGAACGTGCGGCGGCATCGCGTCCGTGTCGTGTTCAATAACGGTCGCAGTTTCGCCGAGCGTCGTCTCCGGGAGCCGTTCGTACACCGTCGTTCTGGGCGTCCCGGACAGGACCGCGACCCGGAACCGCCGCTCGTCCGGGTCGCCGAACAGTTTCCGGCTCGCCGCCGACAGCACGGCGTCCGGGACGGAACCGACCAGGAGGAGGTTACACCCCTGCAGCTTTAACTGCTGGAGCGTCCGAGCGAACTCGGTCGCAACCACCTCGTCAGTTTCACGCCCATCCATCGTGATACAATAGTGAGAGTCATCCCATAAACCGTTTCGGCTTGCTAGCTAGCGACAGTCCGTGTAGCCGACGAGCGAGAACAGTCGGTCCGTCTCGCCGTCCATTCGAGCCAACAAGTCGGCGACCTCGGCCTGCAACTCGGGTGAAACCCGCGCCAGCACCATTCCTTCATCGGGTTGCCCGTAGACGACGCTCGCACCCGTCGGGACCGCGAGAACAGCGGGAAGCGCCGCGAGGTCCTCCTCGCCCTCCACGACGAGGACCATCGGGTCGGCCGCCTCGATGGCCGCGACAAGGGCCGTGAGGAGGTCGTCCGTGAGGACGCCCGCCGGGTTCTCGACCGTCACGCGTCGGGCGTCGTCGCTGACCGCCTCGCGCACTTCGGGGGCGACGCGCTCGCGTTTCGTGATGCCATCGACGAGCGCGACGTCCGGCGTGACGCCCGCCGATTCGAGGTGATAGGTAACGACGTCGCCGACCGCGACGATGGGCGTCTCGGCTGTTTCGAGCAGTCGCTCCGCGTCGGTGAAAATCGGTCCGAGTGGCTCCTTTAACTCGCCGCGCAACGCGCGCGGGAGCGAGACGACGGTTTCGGTCACGAGTCTATCTGACTTTCAGTGCGTAGCTCCCCGGCTTCGTGACTTCCATCTCCTGCCCGATTTCGCTCTTCTCGGGGTGGGCGATGGAGACGTAGCCGCTCCAGTCCTCGGTGAGGCTGGTGGAGTTGCAGATGGGACAAATTTCCTCGTCCGCTTCGACGACGGCGTGACAATCGCGGCAGGCGAGTCGGTTGCTTGCCATGGTTATTCACTCTCCGTCGTCGCGTGGCGTTTCTGTCGGTCTTCTTTCAGCCAGCCGTGCTTTCCGAGGCCGACCTGCTTTGCCGTGAGACCGATTTTGCTCTCGCGCGGGTTGCGCTCGTCGATGCTCTTCGTGACGATACGCGTTCGAACCGAGTCGCCGACGCCGAGGGCGCGGTTGGACTCGCGGGAGGCGAGCGCTTGGCCCTCCTCGTCGAACGCGAGGTACTCGTCCGAAATCTGTGAGACGTGGAGCAGGCCGTCCACCGGTCCGATACCGACGAACGCCCCGAAGTTGACGACTTCGACGACTTCGCCGTCGACGACTTCCTGCATCTGCGGGTCGAACGTCAACGCGTCGAACTCCGCTTCGTAGTAGACGCCGGGGCGGTTGGGCAACACTGCGCCCTCGCCGATGTCGTGCACTTCGGTGACGCTGACGACGCTGCCAACGTCCTCGTCCATCCGTCCTTCGAGTTTGTCCTGTAGTAGCCGCTTCACCAGTTCCGGCGTAACGTCCGCGAGGAACTGGGGAGGTACTTCGACCGTGTCCTTCAATCTGGCCCGTTTGTACATGCTATGGTTGAGTGATTGCGAGTTTGTTCTTCCCCCTTATATGAATTACCGGTACGCCAGCGTCGAGCAGGCGCGTCCGAAGGGGTGCGTCGTTCGTGACAACGAAGTCGAACTCGGGACCGAGTTCGACCAACGCGTCGTCCGCGTACGATTCCTCGTGGTCGATGGTTCGACAGCGCGTCGCCAAGTCGGCACCCACACTCGCCGCGGTTGCCTCCTTTCCGTTGCCCTGTGATAGGCCGTCGAGTTCGTCGAGAACGGCGCGGGGCGCGACGCACTCGAACCGACCCAATAGCCGGTCGAGTTCGTCGAACACCCTGACGCCGGATTCGACGGGCATCATGAGGGCACTGGTATCCATGACGACGGTGGGAACCATCAGTTCTCGGTCGTAAGCGTCCCGATGCCGATGAGTCGCCAGCGAGCGCCGATACGGCGGTTGATGGCGATTTTAGCACCTTCGGGTGCGCAAACGGGACGCTTGAGCGAGACTTCACACTCGTCGTCGCGCGCGCTGGTGACGGCACCGACCGTCGTCGCCGTCCCGACCGTCAGCATGAGCGGTTCGCCCGTGCTGATTTCGTCCACGTTCTGCTCGTCCATGCCGACGAGACGGTCGAGCAGGTCGATTTTCATCGTGAACTGCTCCCACGTCGGCGGGAGGCTGCCGGGCGTCCCCGCGACCTGTCCGGCGAGCGCGTCGCCCTTGGTGAGGCTCGGGTCGAGACCGGTTCCGACGCCGAGAAGTCCGCCGGGCGTCACCTCGTCCACCATCTCGCCACCCGCTTGGAGGGAGCGGACGTCGGTCTGGATGGGTTCCCACTGCGTCTGGCCGCCCTCGTCGATTTCGCGGCCGGGTCGAAGTTCGAGTTCGTCGCCCTCGGTGAGTTTCCCCTGGACGAGACTGCCGCCGAGAACGCCGCCGGTGAGGTCGTCCCACGTCGTTCCGGGACGGTTGATGTC is part of the Haladaptatus paucihalophilus DX253 genome and encodes:
- a CDS encoding DUF7384 family protein, which gives rise to MSDPHPARLAVDADVLAADVLVGGDARDAMDIVRGHSWVELVASDDLLSDAEAVIRELANDDLASDWRERIEDLRIRVEQTPGDHPALASAHAGNAAHILSYDDSLRSAKTGSALQGRIPVSVKRPDGFVTLFDPESLYDVVVGGEYPGPDEDARE
- a CDS encoding XTP/dITP diphosphatase, which encodes MIRFVTGNEGKVREAREYLNDDVRQIDYDYTEVQSDDLAEIALHGAREAFEETGGEEPIVVDDAGLFIDAVGGFPGPYSAYVEDTLGVERVWQLAEREENRRAHFRCVVAYYDGENAETFSGAVPGTLVAPRGDGGFGYDPIFEHEGKTLAEMSTEEKNAISHRGRALAKFADWLAEQ
- a CDS encoding DUF5808 domain-containing protein; the protein is MSDKETSGTLFGVPYNFERPSMGRMLSAYWKPGEGMLVEKPFGIGYTLNLANWRSWVILAVAGLMFWMESNKASETESENEPVEVIVDDD
- a CDS encoding bifunctional N(6)-L-threonylcarbamoyladenine synthase/serine/threonine protein kinase, which translates into the protein MRILGVEGTAWAASAALFDSETDAVFIETDAYQPESGGIHPREAAEHMSDAIPRVIETTLNEAAGDIDADDRSSSSKRVSPVDAVAFSRGPGLGPCLRIVGTAARALSQSLDVPLVGVNHMVAHLEIGRQRSGFDSPVCLNASGANAHVLGYRNGRYRVLGETMDTGVGNAIDKFTRHVGWSHPGGPKVEQAAKDGEYIDLPYVVKGMDFSFSGIMSAAKQAVDDGHAVEDVCFSLQENIFAMLTEVAERALSLTDRDELVLGGGVGNNARLREMLAEMCEQRGAEFYAPEPRFLSDNAGMIAVLGAEMLAAGDTIPVADSAVDSNFRPDQVSVTWRGREADAFRSDEADEVRGAEATVDIGPERVEKCRTPKSYRHPTLDATLRKERTTLEARLTSDARRAGVPTPVVYDVDLAESAIEFEHVGDADLRDEVTADRVRDVGRHLGTLHRNGIVHGDPTTRNLRCSADRTYVIDFGLGYYSDDVEDYAMDLHVFSQSLAGTADDAAELQRAFESSYEEAGDDAVLDQLREIEGRGRYQ
- a CDS encoding 30S ribosomal protein S27ae, with the protein product MPRHELYNDDGTTEREQCPRCGDSFLADHGDRLHCGKCSYTEWK
- a CDS encoding 30S ribosomal protein S24e, whose amino-acid sequence is MEVEILSQEQNPMLHRTEVRFQIVHDEATPSRLSVRDSLAAKLDKNADEVVVHEMNTKFGMRKTVGYAKVYDSSEHARDIEQDYMLERNKITADSEGEAEPEAEEAE
- a CDS encoding DUF7504 family protein is translated as MDGRETDEVVATEFARTLQQLKLQGCNLLLVGSVPDAVLSAASRKLFGDPDERRFRVAVLSGTPRTTVYERLPETTLGETATVIEHDTDAMPPHVRSPVVHVESGVRELTCSISEAITSFDVPGGFRPGELRFGLDSLASMLTRYDPTLVRQFLGIVGGQVRGANGMGHYVLPRPYDHELVGTLAPLFDGIVEYRVDAGREERWHFPNRDLRSPWLPL
- a CDS encoding GTP-dependent dephospho-CoA kinase family protein, producing MTETVVSLPRALRGELKEPLGPIFTDAERLLETAETPIVAVGDVVTYHLESAGVTPDVALVDGITKRERVAPEVREAVSDDARRVTVENPAGVLTDDLLTALVAAIEAADPMVLVVEGEEDLAALPAVLAVPTGASVVYGQPDEGMVLARVSPELQAEVADLLARMDGETDRLFSLVGYTDCR
- the spt4 gene encoding transcription elongation factor subunit Spt4: MASNRLACRDCHAVVEADEEICPICNSTSLTEDWSGYVSIAHPEKSEIGQEMEVTKPGSYALKVR
- a CDS encoding DNA-directed RNA polymerase, whose product is MYKRARLKDTVEVPPQFLADVTPELVKRLLQDKLEGRMDEDVGSVVSVTEVHDIGEGAVLPNRPGVYYEAEFDALTFDPQMQEVVDGEVVEVVNFGAFVGIGPVDGLLHVSQISDEYLAFDEEGQALASRESNRALGVGDSVRTRIVTKSIDERNPRESKIGLTAKQVGLGKHGWLKEDRQKRHATTESE
- a CDS encoding PIN domain-containing protein; amino-acid sequence: MDTSALMMPVESGVRVFDELDRLLGRFECVAPRAVLDELDGLSQGNGKEATAASVGADLATRCRTIDHEESYADDALVELGPEFDFVVTNDAPLRTRLLDAGVPVIHIRGKNKLAITQP